One window from the genome of Oceanidesulfovibrio indonesiensis encodes:
- a CDS encoding NAD-dependent deacylase → MGNDLTKAQHAAIEEAAAIWREARCPIASTGAGISVPSGIPDFRSPGGLWEKHDPAEVATLQALRSRPARVWEFLFDALDIFANAAPNPAHTALAELERTGRLAAVITQNIDGLHQAAGSRNVIEFHGNSTRLYCMRCKRDHDAARITTLPSADRPWECECGGVVRPDIVFFGEQIPRDAMTRSFAVAQEADLVIVVGTSGEVAPANTIPATVKARGGKMIEVNLGPSTFGTMADVAIRAGCEAVLPALAKRLM, encoded by the coding sequence GGGAGGCCCGCTGCCCCATCGCCTCCACCGGCGCCGGCATCTCCGTGCCCAGCGGCATTCCGGATTTTCGCAGTCCTGGCGGCCTGTGGGAAAAGCACGACCCGGCCGAGGTCGCCACGCTTCAGGCGTTGCGCAGCAGGCCGGCCCGAGTGTGGGAGTTCTTGTTCGATGCGCTGGACATCTTTGCCAACGCCGCGCCCAACCCGGCGCACACTGCCCTGGCGGAGCTGGAACGCACCGGGCGACTTGCTGCGGTGATAACCCAGAACATCGACGGACTGCACCAGGCCGCCGGATCGCGCAACGTCATCGAGTTCCACGGCAACAGCACGCGCTTGTACTGCATGCGCTGCAAGCGCGACCACGACGCTGCACGGATCACCACGCTTCCGTCCGCCGACAGGCCCTGGGAGTGCGAATGCGGCGGCGTGGTCCGGCCGGATATCGTGTTCTTCGGCGAGCAGATACCTCGGGACGCCATGACGCGCAGCTTCGCCGTGGCGCAGGAAGCGGACCTCGTCATCGTGGTCGGCACCTCCGGCGAAGTGGCCCCGGCCAACACCATCCCAGCCACGGTGAAAGCACGCGGCGGCAAGATGATCGAGGTAAACCTCGGCCCCTCGACTTTCGGCACCATGGCGGACGTCGCCATCCGCGCCGGTTGCGAGGCGGTCTTGCCCGCCTTGGCGAAACGTCTTATGTGA
- a CDS encoding energy transducer TonB has translation MRTLPAILSILVHVAVLGIVIFGGGLGGHVPIDLTQQVYSVDIVGTPGLPVGPEGAPDKAPEAEPEGGPAKPAPKEEAPAPVPETKPEAKPEPQPEPEPAPVEKGKAISAEKKDQPKKPEAKPEPPKPEPEKKEVAEKKPEPEKKPEPEKKTEPEKKPEPPKKTAETPKPKQPTSRDVIASALNAVQKEAADQAAADRAALERELDALRGSVSGEGQGSGPGRGSGGGRGGGGGADPLTAYGNYVKNLIQQYWALPPIIDRSMNYAAVVRVTVDRRGNIQQFYVQTSSGRQDFDLSTIKAIKMAQQNAVLEPPPVNGDIALNITFNSQEM, from the coding sequence ATGCGCACACTCCCAGCCATTCTTTCCATCCTCGTGCATGTCGCGGTCCTTGGCATCGTCATTTTCGGCGGCGGCCTTGGCGGCCATGTGCCCATCGACCTCACACAGCAGGTCTATTCCGTGGACATCGTGGGCACGCCGGGGCTTCCCGTGGGGCCGGAAGGCGCGCCCGACAAAGCCCCGGAGGCCGAGCCCGAGGGCGGTCCGGCCAAGCCCGCACCCAAGGAAGAGGCTCCGGCGCCCGTCCCGGAGACCAAGCCCGAGGCCAAACCGGAACCGCAGCCCGAACCCGAACCAGCGCCCGTGGAAAAGGGCAAGGCCATAAGCGCAGAAAAGAAGGATCAGCCGAAAAAGCCCGAGGCCAAGCCGGAACCGCCCAAGCCCGAGCCCGAAAAGAAAGAGGTTGCGGAGAAAAAGCCTGAGCCTGAAAAGAAGCCGGAACCCGAGAAAAAGACCGAGCCTGAGAAGAAACCCGAGCCGCCTAAAAAGACGGCTGAAACGCCCAAGCCCAAGCAACCCACCTCGCGCGACGTCATCGCCTCGGCTCTGAATGCCGTGCAGAAGGAAGCAGCGGATCAGGCGGCAGCGGACCGCGCCGCGCTGGAACGCGAACTCGACGCACTCAGGGGATCGGTGAGCGGCGAAGGCCAGGGTTCCGGACCAGGACGGGGCTCCGGCGGCGGCCGCGGCGGCGGGGGCGGCGCCGATCCGCTCACGGCCTACGGCAACTATGTGAAGAACCTGATCCAGCAGTACTGGGCTTTGCCGCCGATAATCGACCGTTCCATGAACTACGCCGCCGTTGTACGAGTAACCGTGGATCGCCGGGGGAATATCCAGCAGTTTTACGTCCAGACCTCGTCCGGACGACAGGACTTCGACCTCTCAACCATCAAGGCGATCAAGATGGCGCAGCAGAATGCCGTGCTCGAACCGCCGCCAGTGAACGGCGACATCGCCCTGAACATCACTTTCAACTCGCAGGAGATGTAA
- the tolQ gene encoding protein TolQ: MEMGFWQLMSQATIVVKAVLILLALMSLTSWAIIFTKVFTLIGARRKVHRDTDEFLDAADLHSAIARMGRDQNSPAYRVAVEGVTELNKFGDMNGESYGTLRDNLERALSRGVQGESAAMTSSLPFLATCSNAAPFIGLFGTVWGIMHSFHQIGMMKTAALAAVAPGISEALIATAIGLAVAIPATVAYNYFMGIIRGVDSELSSFAGVFMNRVQLELPQLLGEEDSAPSSPRPQRSAARIQDR, from the coding sequence ATGGAAATGGGATTTTGGCAGCTTATGAGCCAGGCCACCATCGTGGTCAAAGCGGTGCTCATCCTGCTTGCATTGATGTCCCTTACGAGTTGGGCGATCATCTTCACCAAGGTGTTCACCCTGATCGGCGCCCGGCGCAAGGTGCACCGCGACACGGACGAGTTTCTGGACGCCGCGGATCTGCACTCCGCCATCGCACGCATGGGCCGTGACCAGAACTCCCCGGCCTATCGCGTGGCCGTCGAGGGCGTTACCGAACTGAACAAGTTCGGGGACATGAACGGCGAGTCCTACGGCACGCTCAGGGACAACCTCGAACGCGCCCTGTCGCGCGGGGTGCAGGGAGAAAGCGCCGCGATGACGAGTTCGTTGCCCTTCCTGGCCACCTGCTCCAACGCCGCGCCGTTCATCGGTCTGTTCGGCACGGTCTGGGGCATCATGCATTCGTTCCACCAGATCGGCATGATGAAGACGGCCGCGCTGGCCGCGGTGGCGCCCGGCATATCCGAAGCGCTCATCGCCACCGCCATAGGCCTCGCCGTGGCCATCCCGGCCACCGTGGCATACAACTACTTCATGGGCATCATCCGCGGTGTGGACTCCGAACTCTCCAGCTTTGCCGGCGTGTTCATGAACCGCGTGCAACTCGAATTGCCGCAGCTCCTGGGCGAGGAGGATTCCGCACCCTCGTCGCCGCGTCCCCAACGCTCCGCCGCCCGCATCCAGGACCGCTGA
- a CDS encoding ExbD/TolR family protein yields MAIQTTSPGGMLSDINVTPFVDVMLVLLIIFMVTAPMLTQGLDVDLPQTRSVAVLPTDSDHLVLNIARDGTMALDVYPATMENLRAQVEANVVAQNKQLFLKADKDVPYGVVVRAMGEIREAGVERLGVVAEPDLAAPGDGQTTPEGAAPTGTQQQNATGQ; encoded by the coding sequence ATGGCCATTCAGACGACCTCGCCCGGGGGCATGCTCTCCGACATCAACGTGACGCCCTTCGTGGACGTCATGCTCGTGCTGCTGATCATCTTCATGGTCACGGCGCCCATGCTGACCCAGGGTCTCGACGTAGACTTGCCGCAGACGCGCTCCGTGGCCGTACTGCCCACGGACTCCGATCACCTCGTGCTGAACATCGCGCGCGACGGCACCATGGCGCTGGATGTGTATCCGGCCACGATGGAGAACCTGCGCGCTCAGGTGGAGGCCAACGTGGTGGCGCAGAACAAGCAACTCTTCCTCAAAGCGGACAAAGACGTGCCCTACGGCGTCGTGGTGCGCGCCATGGGCGAGATCAGGGAAGCAGGCGTGGAGCGCCTCGGCGTGGTGGCCGAGCCCGATCTCGCAGCGCCCGGCGATGGCCAAACAACTCCCGAAGGCGCTGCGCCCACGGGCACACAACAACAGAACGCCACCGGCCAGTAG